In Deinococcus sp. QL22, the following are encoded in one genomic region:
- a CDS encoding enoyl-CoA hydratase-related protein has protein sequence MTQPESPVILSQTRAGVRTLTLNRPDKLNAANDALLLTLTAELQAADADNAVRVVVITGAGRGFCAGQDLGDVSGRDMTFTEHLNHTYNPLIRTIRGLSKPVITAVNGVAAGAGASLALAGDIRLWAQSASLIEVFSNIALVPDSGSTWFLPRLVGYHRAFALMALADRVRADDALKYGLCEEVLPDEGFADAVQAYAERLASRPANALKLTKQALNAAQTSTLDQALDLEAELQQLAGDHWEHQEGVTAFKAKRAPEFVRSETE, from the coding sequence ATGACCCAACCCGAATCCCCGGTGATTCTCAGCCAGACCCGTGCGGGCGTGCGTACCCTGACCCTCAACCGCCCTGACAAACTGAATGCGGCCAACGACGCGCTGTTGTTGACGCTGACGGCGGAATTGCAGGCCGCCGACGCCGACAATGCCGTGCGTGTGGTGGTCATCACGGGCGCGGGCCGGGGCTTTTGCGCGGGACAGGATCTGGGCGACGTGTCGGGGCGCGACATGACCTTCACCGAGCACCTGAATCACACTTACAACCCCCTGATTCGCACCATTCGCGGGCTGAGCAAACCCGTAATTACGGCAGTGAACGGCGTGGCAGCGGGCGCGGGCGCAAGCTTGGCTTTGGCAGGCGATATTCGGCTGTGGGCGCAGTCGGCCAGCCTGATCGAGGTGTTTTCCAACATTGCGCTGGTGCCCGACAGCGGCAGCACGTGGTTTTTGCCCCGACTCGTGGGCTACCACCGCGCCTTCGCGCTGATGGCCTTGGCTGACCGGGTGCGGGCCGACGACGCGCTGAAGTACGGCCTGTGCGAAGAAGTCTTGCCCGACGAAGGCTTTGCAGACGCGGTGCAGGCCTACGCCGAACGCCTCGCCTCGCGCCCCGCCAACGCTCTGAAGCTGACCAAGCAGGCGCTGAACGCGGCCCAAACCAGCACGCTGGATCAGGCGCTGGATCTGGAGGCCGAACTGCAACAACTGGCCGGAGACCACTGGGAGCATCAGGAAGGCGTGACCGCGTTCAAGGCCAAGCGTGCGCCGGAGTTTGTGCGGTCAGAAACAGAATGA
- a CDS encoding Ppx/GppA phosphatase family protein — protein MKVAVADVGTNSSHLLIAEAHAGANQQGDFRVLDALKDRTKLGECLDAAGNMTPEGENRLASALTRFKELAAAAGVSELRVYATSALREAPNGPEVAARSQARTGVYPAVISGEREGELTYLGVAHSVELGPDNVLLDLGGGSLEFARGRPDQAADILSLPLGSIRMTRAHLHHEARGNRTGVKAVQDAVRHALAPHAARFRMGPGTRVILSSGTAEAAAAVLSGREGSINGVRFSVADLAGLLERVRRMSPAARAKLPGLGNRADTIVAGLAVLHAALEMLGATQVTVSEGALREGMLIEELSRFQSFSSGLSARQRSVLATAERFGANLGHSQQVAALSRALMDGLIAAGVPFPEEARSLLTAAAALHETGQIVAQSSHHKHSAYLIRHAELRGFGPHDIERIAQVARYHRKSLPKPSHADFMALPTVDRALVSRLSAILRVADGLDRSHAGQTQIHSLTRSGQGWTVQISGATPLDLAGARDKADLWTREFGGLEFKITPAEKA, from the coding sequence ATGAAAGTAGCCGTGGCCGATGTCGGCACCAATTCCAGCCATCTGCTGATTGCCGAGGCCCACGCCGGAGCCAACCAGCAGGGCGATTTCCGGGTGCTGGACGCCCTGAAAGACCGCACCAAATTGGGCGAATGCCTGGACGCCGCCGGAAACATGACGCCGGAAGGGGAAAACCGCCTGGCTTCGGCGCTGACCCGCTTTAAGGAACTGGCCGCCGCAGCAGGAGTCAGCGAGTTGCGCGTGTATGCCACGAGTGCCCTGCGCGAGGCTCCCAATGGCCCCGAAGTGGCGGCGCGAAGCCAGGCCCGCACGGGGGTTTATCCGGCGGTCATCAGCGGCGAGCGGGAAGGCGAACTGACGTATCTGGGCGTGGCCCATAGCGTGGAACTGGGGCCAGACAACGTGCTGCTGGATTTGGGCGGCGGCAGCCTGGAATTTGCGCGGGGTCGCCCCGATCAGGCCGCCGACATCCTGAGCTTGCCCCTCGGCAGCATCCGAATGACGCGGGCGCATCTGCACCATGAGGCGCGTGGCAACCGGACTGGGGTGAAGGCCGTACAGGACGCTGTCAGGCACGCACTGGCCCCCCACGCCGCCCGTTTCCGAATGGGCCCCGGCACCCGCGTAATTCTGTCGAGTGGCACGGCAGAAGCCGCCGCTGCTGTCCTGTCGGGCCGTGAAGGCAGCATCAACGGGGTGCGCTTTTCGGTGGCCGATCTGGCCGGACTGCTGGAGCGGGTGCGCCGGATGTCGCCCGCCGCACGCGCCAAATTGCCGGGCCTGGGCAACCGTGCCGATACCATCGTGGCGGGATTGGCCGTGCTGCACGCTGCGCTGGAGATGCTGGGAGCCACACAGGTCACCGTCAGCGAGGGAGCCTTGCGGGAAGGCATGTTGATCGAGGAACTCTCGCGCTTCCAGAGTTTTTCTTCCGGCCTCAGCGCCCGCCAACGCAGCGTGCTGGCGACTGCCGAACGCTTTGGCGCAAATCTGGGCCACTCGCAACAGGTGGCCGCCTTATCGCGGGCTTTGATGGACGGCCTGATCGCGGCGGGCGTGCCCTTTCCCGAAGAGGCCCGCAGCCTGCTGACCGCCGCCGCTGCCCTGCACGAAACCGGGCAAATCGTGGCCCAGAGCAGTCACCACAAACACAGCGCCTACCTGATCCGGCACGCCGAGTTGCGCGGGTTTGGCCCGCACGACATAGAACGGATCGCGCAGGTGGCCCGCTACCACCGCAAAAGCCTGCCCAAGCCGTCGCACGCCGACTTTATGGCCCTGCCCACCGTAGACCGCGCCCTCGTGTCGCGCCTGTCGGCGATTTTGCGTGTTGCAGACGGCCTAGACCGCTCGCACGCGGGCCAGACCCAGATTCACAGCCTGACTCGCAGCGGGCAGGGCTGGACGGTGCAGATCAGCGGAGCCACGCCGCTAGACCTTGCAGGCGCACGCGACAAGGCCGACCTGTGGACGCGGGAATTTGGGGGGCTGGAGTTCAAGATCACGCCAGCCGAGAAAGCCTGA
- the ftsH gene encoding ATP-dependent zinc metalloprotease FtsH: MKRLNPWLIVLFVLALFLMFSQAPLGGRATVNYNEFKNLLDKGVIKTLVVRESIGTVTLDAPSQVNVNTPQGPQPREVPGFTVRLPGSLATPDSGLIGQLEAQNVDYRFEAPSQWLNIILSLLPILLLFGMMYFFFMRAQGGQSGVMQFGQSKAKKYGKENRVQTKFTDVAGHEEAKRELIEVVDFLKNPGKYHQIGAEIPKGVLLVGPPGTGKTLLARAVAGEADVPFFSVSASEFMEMFVGVGASRVRTLFEDARKSAPAIMFIDEIDSIGRKRGAGIGGGHDEREQTLNQILSEMDGFDKTSNVIVLGATNRPDVLDSALLRPGRFDRQVTIDLPTLKEREAILKVHLRNKPMAPGVDVPEIAKSTPYFSGADLKNVTNEAALEAARLSKTQIDMSDFYRALDKITLGLENGSLSVSPEERKAIAYHEAGHAVTSAVIPGSDRLQKVSIIPRGRALGAAFYLPEEQVLMSKERLENQLVVALGGRAAEEVFMGNVTSGAADDFRKATNIARKMVLEWGMGENFKNMALSTESGPVFLGEDMGRPKAFSEHTSQLVDEDVKRILNRAYERARQLVSDYTPAMHEVVEALLSQELITGDVVRAAVAKMGGSPEPMPQTTA; this comes from the coding sequence TTGAAGCGGTTGAATCCATGGCTGATCGTTCTGTTCGTGCTGGCGCTGTTCCTGATGTTTTCTCAGGCACCTCTCGGCGGGCGTGCTACGGTCAATTATAACGAGTTCAAAAATCTGCTCGACAAAGGCGTGATCAAAACGCTGGTGGTTCGGGAAAGTATCGGCACCGTTACCCTAGACGCCCCCTCTCAGGTCAATGTCAATACGCCGCAAGGCCCTCAACCCCGTGAAGTTCCCGGCTTTACCGTGCGCTTGCCCGGCAGCCTCGCCACGCCCGATAGTGGTCTGATCGGCCAACTCGAAGCCCAGAACGTCGATTACCGCTTCGAGGCTCCCAGCCAGTGGCTGAACATTATTCTTAGCCTGCTGCCTATTTTGCTGCTGTTCGGCATGATGTATTTCTTCTTTATGCGGGCGCAGGGCGGCCAGAGCGGCGTCATGCAGTTCGGCCAGAGCAAGGCCAAGAAGTACGGCAAAGAAAACCGTGTGCAGACCAAGTTTACCGACGTGGCCGGACACGAGGAAGCCAAGCGTGAACTGATCGAAGTCGTGGACTTCCTCAAGAATCCCGGCAAGTACCACCAGATCGGCGCAGAAATCCCCAAGGGCGTGCTGCTGGTCGGCCCTCCCGGAACCGGTAAAACGCTGCTGGCCCGCGCTGTGGCCGGAGAAGCCGATGTGCCGTTCTTCAGCGTCAGCGCCTCCGAATTCATGGAAATGTTCGTGGGTGTAGGAGCCAGCCGTGTTCGCACGCTGTTCGAGGACGCCCGCAAGAGTGCGCCCGCCATCATGTTCATCGACGAAATCGACTCGATTGGCCGCAAGCGTGGTGCAGGCATCGGCGGCGGGCACGATGAGCGCGAGCAGACGCTGAACCAGATCCTCTCGGAAATGGACGGCTTCGACAAGACCAGCAACGTGATCGTGCTGGGCGCGACCAACCGCCCCGACGTGCTGGACTCGGCTCTGCTGCGCCCCGGACGCTTTGACCGTCAGGTGACGATCGACCTGCCGACCCTGAAAGAGCGCGAAGCTATTTTGAAGGTGCACCTGCGCAACAAGCCGATGGCTCCCGGCGTAGACGTGCCAGAAATCGCCAAGAGCACGCCCTACTTCAGCGGCGCAGACCTGAAGAACGTGACCAACGAAGCCGCGCTGGAAGCGGCCCGCCTGAGCAAGACCCAGATCGACATGAGTGATTTTTACCGGGCGCTCGACAAGATCACGCTGGGCCTGGAAAACGGCTCGCTGAGCGTCAGCCCCGAAGAGCGCAAGGCGATTGCCTACCACGAGGCCGGACACGCCGTTACCTCCGCCGTGATCCCCGGTTCCGACAGGCTCCAGAAAGTCAGCATTATTCCGCGTGGGCGTGCGCTGGGTGCCGCGTTCTACCTGCCCGAAGAGCAGGTGTTGATGAGCAAGGAGCGCCTGGAAAACCAACTGGTCGTCGCCCTGGGTGGCCGCGCCGCCGAAGAAGTCTTCATGGGCAACGTGACCAGCGGAGCCGCCGACGATTTCCGCAAGGCCACCAACATCGCCCGCAAGATGGTGCTGGAGTGGGGCATGGGCGAGAACTTCAAGAACATGGCGCTCTCCACCGAAAGCGGCCCCGTGTTCCTCGGTGAAGACATGGGCCGTCCCAAGGCCTTCAGCGAGCACACCAGCCAACTCGTAGACGAGGACGTGAAGCGCATCCTGAACCGCGCCTACGAACGCGCCCGCCAACTGGTCAGCGACTACACGCCCGCCATGCACGAAGTCGTGGAAGCCCTGCTAAGTCAGGAACTGATTACGGGTGACGTGGTACGCGCCGCCGTAGCCAAGATGGGCGGAAGCCCAGAGCCGATGCCGCAAACGACGGCGTAA